A region from the Methylocystis iwaonis genome encodes:
- a CDS encoding SCO family protein: MNERRKFLAGLSLAGLLPAVNAAQAMTTGQENEHVHSGVQLYGRSQLPETAVETHDGRNVQLYGDLIRNKVVMINFMSIANEESFPITASLAKVAKLLGDRMEKEVRIISITGDPENDTVERLAAFAEKFGAPKGWTFVRAPNGGNAAYASRLYRHGRDPSRPASVDLVHYGNDAVGLWASFPALIAPDDALWRVKSVMNGKPVTGELVQAGPRRLDEDGPSFNNRAI, encoded by the coding sequence ATGAACGAGAGGCGTAAATTCCTCGCGGGGCTGTCGCTCGCGGGTTTGCTGCCTGCCGTCAACGCCGCGCAGGCCATGACGACCGGGCAGGAGAACGAGCATGTCCATAGCGGCGTTCAGCTCTATGGCCGCAGCCAATTGCCGGAAACGGCCGTCGAGACGCACGACGGCCGCAACGTGCAGCTCTACGGCGATCTCATCCGTAACAAGGTCGTCATGATCAATTTCATGTCGATCGCGAACGAGGAGAGTTTCCCCATCACAGCGAGCCTCGCGAAAGTCGCGAAGCTGCTCGGCGACCGGATGGAAAAAGAGGTTCGGATCATCTCCATAACCGGCGATCCTGAAAACGATACGGTGGAGCGTCTCGCGGCCTTCGCCGAAAAATTCGGCGCGCCAAAGGGCTGGACCTTCGTCCGCGCGCCGAACGGCGGCAATGCGGCTTACGCGTCGCGCCTCTATAGGCATGGCCGGGATCCCTCTCGTCCCGCCTCCGTCGATCTCGTTCACTACGGCAACGACGCTGTTGGCTTGTGGGCCAGCTTCCCGGCCTTGATCGCGCCGGACGACGCGCTGTGGCGGGTCAAGTCGGTCATGAATGGAAAGCCGGTGACGGGCGAACTCGTCCAGGCTGGTCCGCGTCGCCTCGACGAGGACGGACCTTCCTTCAACAATCGGGCCATTTGA
- a CDS encoding multicopper oxidase family protein → MVNRRDALKLGLSAAGAGIVAQDARAVPQSGLLFPDGYVPGFQAHPSPPATPFVAPLYVMPTAQPVSVGALGTPPDPARHQRYNEFLPKKFYKQVLSEIKWVYHPEGPYANGSWAYGFNGATPGETFYSRYGEPILVRRINNLPPVGTGNISFALPSSTIHRHNGHQASESDGNPADFTFPGEFWDHHYPEIYAGNDPREALSTLWYHDHRLDFTAPNVYAGLSGFHLVFDERDSGNERDPNPKAYRLPSGKYDVPLILHDVLFNQDGQPIWDFTGAHPITDSHELGGYVGNQVYTNHGMLGDRFTVNRRIQPYFQVERRKYRFRLLNGGPSRLYKLYLTKQGKDAIPFVAISNDGNLLPQPILTDNVDLWVANRCDIIVDFSKFNAGDKIYLTNRLGMRTDGAGLSGHLLDQGDLIMRFDVVGPMAFDPSRIPDEFRELPPINLKDVKRERLFVFDYDNGLWTVNGKLMVPSRIDAAIEQGTAEIWTIRNGGNNWSHPIHTHFEEFQIIERNGKPIAPGSMLNARKDVVELGPGDEVKFYGHWRDFLGKYVMHCHNVVHEDHSMMIRWDIVKPGQGF, encoded by the coding sequence ATGGTAAACCGACGCGATGCATTAAAATTGGGGCTCAGCGCCGCCGGCGCGGGAATTGTCGCGCAAGACGCGCGAGCGGTTCCGCAAAGCGGCCTGCTTTTTCCCGACGGCTATGTCCCGGGCTTTCAGGCGCATCCAAGTCCGCCTGCGACGCCTTTCGTGGCGCCCTTATATGTTATGCCGACCGCGCAGCCGGTGTCTGTCGGCGCCCTGGGCACGCCGCCGGATCCGGCGCGGCATCAGCGCTACAACGAGTTTCTTCCCAAGAAATTCTACAAGCAGGTGCTGTCGGAGATTAAGTGGGTCTATCATCCGGAGGGGCCGTATGCGAACGGCTCTTGGGCATATGGTTTCAACGGCGCGACGCCGGGTGAGACCTTCTACAGCCGCTACGGCGAGCCGATCCTCGTTCGTAGGATCAACAATCTGCCGCCGGTCGGAACGGGCAACATTTCCTTTGCGCTGCCGTCGTCCACGATTCATAGGCATAACGGCCACCAAGCGTCGGAGAGCGACGGCAACCCGGCCGACTTCACGTTTCCTGGCGAATTCTGGGATCATCATTATCCTGAAATATACGCCGGCAATGATCCGCGCGAAGCGTTGAGCACGCTGTGGTATCATGACCACCGTCTCGATTTCACGGCGCCGAACGTCTATGCGGGGCTGTCGGGCTTTCATCTGGTGTTCGACGAAAGGGATTCCGGCAATGAACGGGATCCGAACCCTAAGGCTTATCGACTGCCGAGCGGCAAATACGACGTCCCGCTGATCCTACACGACGTGCTGTTCAATCAGGATGGCCAACCGATATGGGACTTCACCGGCGCACATCCGATCACCGATTCGCACGAATTGGGCGGCTACGTCGGCAATCAAGTTTACACCAACCACGGCATGCTCGGTGACCGCTTCACGGTTAACCGGCGCATCCAGCCCTACTTTCAGGTCGAACGACGCAAATACCGCTTCCGTCTTTTGAATGGCGGTCCGTCGCGTCTCTACAAACTCTATCTGACCAAGCAGGGCAAGGACGCGATCCCCTTCGTCGCGATCTCGAATGACGGCAATCTCCTCCCGCAACCGATCCTGACCGACAATGTCGATCTCTGGGTCGCCAATCGTTGCGACATCATCGTCGACTTCTCGAAGTTCAACGCCGGCGACAAGATCTATCTGACGAACCGCCTCGGCATGCGAACAGACGGCGCTGGTCTTTCGGGCCATCTGCTGGATCAAGGCGACCTGATCATGCGCTTCGACGTCGTCGGCCCCATGGCCTTCGATCCGAGCCGCATTCCCGACGAGTTCCGTGAGCTGCCGCCGATCAACCTCAAGGACGTCAAGCGCGAGCGCCTGTTCGTCTTCGACTATGACAATGGTCTCTGGACGGTGAACGGCAAGCTCATGGTTCCGAGCCGCATCGACGCCGCGATCGAGCAGGGCACGGCCGAAATCTGGACAATCCGAAACGGCGGCAACAACTGGTCGCACCCGATCCACACACACTTCGAAGAATTCCAGATCATCGAAAGGAATGGAAAGCCGATCGCGCCAGGCTCCATGCTGAACGCCCGAAAGGACGTTGTCGAGCTCGGACCGGGCGACGAAGTCAAGTTCTATGGCCACTGGCGAGACTTCCTCGGCAAATATGTCATGCACTGCCACAACGTCGTGCATGAGGACCATTCCATGATGATCCGCTGGGACATCGTGAAGCCCGGCCAGGGCTTCTGA
- the bufA2 gene encoding BufA2 family periplasmic bufferin-type metallophore, which yields MKTNILSGATLAAAAIALAASGVATSSALAKKAPAEPVHCAGINNCKSMGACKTASSSCKGMNSCKGQGWLPAKSAKACEAKGGTVQTM from the coding sequence ATGAAGACCAACATCCTTTCGGGCGCGACCCTCGCCGCCGCCGCCATTGCGCTCGCCGCCAGCGGCGTCGCCACGTCCAGCGCGCTCGCCAAGAAGGCGCCCGCCGAGCCCGTTCATTGCGCCGGCATCAACAACTGCAAGAGCATGGGCGCCTGCAAGACGGCAAGCAGCTCGTGCAAAGGCATGAATTCATGCAAGGGCCAGGGCTGGCTGCCGGCGAAATCCGCGAAGGCGTGTGAAGCCAAGGGCGGCACGGTTCAGACGATGTAA
- the bufB gene encoding MNIO family bufferin maturase produces the protein MTTPRSLGFGLGLRPIYYPDILERNPAVDWFEIISENCMVPGGRPLVILDRIRASYPIVMHGVSMSLASVDQLDFDYLTALKALAARIEPAWISDHLAWTGVDGANLHDLLPIPFTSETLRHVAERIMRVQDFLGRRILVENASTYVSVEGSEMSEHEFLTELAESADCLLLLDVNNVFVSSFNHGFDPVRYIDTLPADRVQQIHLAGHSDYVTHKVDTHDHPVCGDVWELYAHARNRFGDVSSMIERDDQFPPFEELMREVEKMRGIAASVDSKKVLA, from the coding sequence GTGACGACGCCTCGCTCGCTCGGCTTCGGGCTCGGTTTGCGGCCGATCTACTATCCCGACATTCTGGAGCGCAATCCGGCGGTCGACTGGTTCGAGATCATCTCGGAGAATTGCATGGTTCCGGGCGGGCGTCCGCTCGTGATTCTCGATCGTATTCGAGCCTCGTACCCGATCGTGATGCATGGCGTCTCCATGTCTCTGGCTTCCGTCGATCAGCTCGATTTCGATTATTTGACCGCATTGAAGGCGCTCGCTGCGCGGATAGAGCCCGCCTGGATTTCGGATCACCTCGCCTGGACAGGCGTCGACGGCGCGAATCTGCATGACCTGCTGCCAATTCCATTTACGTCCGAAACGCTCCGTCACGTCGCTGAGCGCATCATGCGCGTACAGGATTTTTTGGGCCGAAGGATCCTCGTCGAGAATGCGTCCACTTACGTTTCGGTCGAGGGGTCCGAGATGAGCGAGCATGAATTTTTAACCGAACTCGCCGAAAGCGCGGATTGCCTCCTGCTGCTCGACGTCAACAATGTATTTGTCTCCTCCTTCAATCATGGCTTCGATCCGGTCCGATATATCGACACTCTTCCGGCGGATCGCGTCCAGCAAATACACCTCGCTGGTCACAGCGATTACGTCACCCACAAGGTCGATACGCACGATCACCCCGTCTGCGGAGACGTCTGGGAGCTGTACGCGCACGCCCGGAATAGATTTGGCGACGTTTCGTCGATGATCGAGCGGGACGATCAATTCCCTCCGTTCGAGGAGTTGATGCGAGAGGTGGAAAAAATGCGAGGGATCGCGGCGTCGGTCGACTCGAAAAAGGTCCTCGCGTGA
- a CDS encoding HvfC/BufC N-terminal domain-containing protein, producing MSLLSFQRAFQAAILQPEEPDASELGFIAPPRRIDRAAAFGVYHTAYRLRLAEFIATDFSVLRRHLGDDRFGRLVEEYVLSKPSSHRNARWYASGLPEFMLSSQSWSADPRSCDLARFERALADAFDAADAAALDFEALHQIDVDLWPNVVFSFHPSLTLLDLEHGTVSLYESLRDQLEALGTADRAENDVVAVWRRECEVFHCVLGPDERLALNEAMLGKKFSDVCSLLSFKFNGEDVSHLIAGFLSAWVENGLITNISVEP from the coding sequence GTGAGTCTCCTTTCTTTCCAGAGAGCCTTTCAGGCAGCGATTCTCCAGCCTGAAGAACCGGATGCGAGCGAGCTTGGATTCATAGCGCCGCCGCGGCGGATAGACCGCGCGGCAGCTTTCGGCGTCTACCACACCGCCTACCGCCTGCGCCTGGCGGAATTCATCGCAACAGATTTTTCCGTCTTGCGTCGCCATCTCGGCGATGACCGCTTTGGTCGCCTTGTCGAAGAATACGTTTTGTCGAAGCCGTCGTCACATCGCAATGCGCGATGGTATGCGAGCGGTCTGCCGGAATTCATGCTCAGCTCGCAATCTTGGAGCGCTGATCCACGTTCTTGCGATCTCGCGCGATTCGAGCGCGCGCTCGCGGATGCTTTCGATGCGGCCGATGCGGCGGCCTTGGACTTTGAGGCGCTACATCAGATCGACGTGGACCTCTGGCCGAATGTCGTTTTCTCGTTCCATCCCAGCCTGACCCTGCTCGACCTCGAACACGGAACCGTCTCGCTATATGAATCATTGCGAGACCAATTGGAGGCGCTCGGGACGGCCGATCGGGCCGAAAACGATGTGGTCGCAGTTTGGCGGCGCGAATGTGAGGTTTTCCATTGCGTCCTGGGCCCCGACGAACGCCTCGCCCTCAATGAGGCGATGCTAGGAAAGAAATTTTCCGACGTCTGTTCGCTCCTGTCGTTCAAATTCAACGGCGAAGACGTCAGCCACCTGATTGCGGGCTTCCTCTCCGCCTGGGTCGAAAACGGGCTGATTACAAATATCAGCGTCGAGCCGTGA
- a CDS encoding BufA1 family periplasmic bufferin-type metallophore: MNDNRTCTMLIVAGALATALSSIDSASAKIEQEKCYGVSLKGKNDCAAGPGSSCAGSATKNYQGDAWKYVPKGTCTSIVTPKGKGSLDPIAN; this comes from the coding sequence ATGAACGATAATCGCACCTGCACAATGTTGATCGTTGCGGGCGCGCTCGCGACGGCGCTGTCGTCGATCGACTCGGCCAGCGCCAAGATCGAGCAGGAAAAATGCTACGGTGTGTCGTTGAAAGGAAAGAACGATTGCGCGGCTGGTCCTGGCTCCAGTTGCGCGGGATCAGCGACCAAAAATTATCAGGGCGACGCCTGGAAATATGTTCCCAAGGGAACCTGCACCTCGATTGTCACGCCCAAGGGAAAGGGCAGCCTCGACCCCATCGCCAATTGA
- the bufB gene encoding MNIO family bufferin maturase, giving the protein MDSVESGACSVGVGFKPQHADDIADAPGCVDMFEVHAENYMSAGGARIAQLERIRRDYPLSLHGVGLSLGGLDPVDRQHLARVSRIVDRFQPHLFSEHLAWSSHAGRYFADLLPLPYTSQTLHRVASNIEIVQDALKRRILLENPATYCRFEDSSFAETEFLRRITELTGCGLLLDVTNVVVCACNHCFDPDAYIDAFPMSAVEEIHLAGYAESPNEDGDLLLIDTHNSAVPDPVWRLYERVLAKRGPVRTVIEWDNDVPEWATLLNEAQSARTILQNARTLTAPSRGRA; this is encoded by the coding sequence ATGGACTCGGTGGAATCCGGCGCGTGCAGCGTCGGCGTCGGTTTCAAACCGCAGCACGCCGACGATATCGCTGATGCGCCAGGCTGCGTCGACATGTTCGAGGTTCACGCGGAAAATTATATGAGCGCCGGCGGCGCACGAATTGCTCAGCTCGAACGCATTCGGCGCGACTATCCCCTCTCCCTGCATGGTGTGGGATTGTCGCTTGGCGGGCTCGATCCCGTCGACCGCCAGCATCTTGCACGCGTGAGCCGCATCGTCGATCGATTTCAGCCGCATTTGTTTTCCGAGCATCTCGCGTGGTCGTCACATGCGGGGCGGTATTTCGCCGATTTGCTTCCCCTGCCCTATACGAGCCAAACGCTTCACCGCGTCGCGTCCAACATCGAGATAGTTCAAGATGCGTTGAAGCGGCGCATACTCCTCGAAAATCCAGCGACCTACTGCCGCTTCGAAGACTCGTCGTTCGCCGAAACGGAGTTCCTCAGGCGAATTACGGAGCTTACCGGTTGCGGCCTATTGCTCGATGTAACCAATGTCGTTGTCTGCGCATGCAATCATTGCTTCGACCCGGACGCCTATATCGACGCCTTTCCGATGTCTGCGGTGGAGGAAATTCATCTCGCCGGATATGCGGAGTCGCCGAACGAAGACGGCGACCTGCTCCTGATCGATACGCACAACTCGGCGGTCCCGGACCCCGTATGGCGGCTTTACGAGCGCGTGCTGGCGAAGCGCGGACCCGTTCGGACTGTGATCGAATGGGACAACGACGTCCCTGAATGGGCGACGCTCTTGAACGAAGCCCAAAGCGCCAGGACCATCCTGCAAAACGCTCGAACTCTTACTGCGCCATCGAGAGGACGCGCCTGA
- a CDS encoding HvfC/BufC N-terminal domain-containing protein yields MRSFDHAGPFAAALLDPDARPPQPLEAPDVARRFAIYRNNVFSSLIHALEAQFPVCRRLVGDDFFRGMAQEYIRRSPPASPVLSEYGVSFPDFVVAFDPALELPYLPDVARLEFDIARCGDAEDATPLTNHDLRALSGEEIVRSRLHLHPSLFLRSSSYPIVSIWLTNSFDAEVETLDASVAEDALIVRPYRNVEVHRLPAGGFHFMCALAEGHTLASAAPVAQAREPRFDLAACAGLLISSGAIVALKPLLPAADS; encoded by the coding sequence ATGCGTTCTTTCGACCATGCCGGGCCATTCGCGGCAGCGTTGCTCGATCCCGACGCCCGGCCTCCGCAGCCCCTCGAAGCGCCCGATGTCGCGCGCCGTTTCGCGATTTATCGCAACAACGTGTTTTCCAGCCTCATACATGCGCTGGAAGCCCAGTTCCCCGTCTGCCGCAGACTCGTAGGCGACGATTTTTTTAGAGGCATGGCGCAGGAATATATAAGGCGTTCGCCTCCGGCGTCTCCGGTGCTCTCGGAATATGGCGTCTCCTTCCCCGACTTCGTCGTGGCATTCGATCCAGCTCTCGAGTTGCCTTACCTTCCGGATGTCGCCCGGTTAGAGTTCGACATTGCGCGTTGTGGCGATGCAGAGGACGCGACGCCGCTTACGAATCACGATCTTCGCGCCCTGTCCGGAGAGGAGATCGTCCGATCCCGGCTGCATTTGCATCCCTCCTTGTTTCTGCGGTCATCAAGCTATCCGATCGTATCGATCTGGCTCACGAACAGCTTCGACGCCGAGGTCGAAACTTTGGATGCTTCCGTGGCGGAAGATGCGCTGATCGTCCGTCCATATCGGAACGTCGAGGTTCACCGACTCCCCGCCGGAGGATTTCATTTCATGTGCGCCCTCGCCGAGGGCCACACGCTTGCTTCCGCGGCCCCCGTTGCGCAAGCGCGGGAGCCGCGCTTCGACCTCGCCGCTTGCGCCGGGCTGCTGATCTCGTCTGGCGCGATCGTGGCCTTGAAGCCTCTTCTCCCCGCCGCCGACAGTTGA
- a CDS encoding DoxX family protein, with translation MRLFHSIAHYLDAIPYSVLALVLRFVAARPFFISGQTKIEGPTIGGEYFGYDMTIQIPTSLRDATVTLFENDYKLPFLPPEKAALLTAGLEFILPLLVFLGLATRISALGLLIMTLVIQFFVYPDAWWTAHVYWATLLLILVARGPGKISLDFLLFRERRA, from the coding sequence ATGAGACTGTTTCACTCGATCGCACACTATCTGGACGCGATTCCTTACTCGGTGCTCGCGCTTGTTCTGCGCTTTGTCGCCGCCCGGCCTTTCTTCATCTCGGGGCAGACAAAAATTGAAGGACCAACGATTGGCGGAGAATATTTCGGCTACGATATGACGATCCAGATTCCGACCAGCCTGCGAGACGCGACGGTCACGTTGTTCGAGAATGATTATAAATTGCCGTTTCTTCCGCCCGAGAAAGCCGCTCTGCTGACAGCGGGGCTCGAATTCATTCTGCCTCTGCTGGTGTTTCTTGGCCTTGCAACGAGAATCTCGGCGTTGGGTTTGCTTATCATGACGCTGGTCATCCAGTTTTTCGTATATCCCGACGCTTGGTGGACCGCGCATGTCTACTGGGCGACGCTGCTGCTCATTCTCGTTGCGCGAGGTCCCGGAAAAATCTCCCTCGATTTTTTGCTTTTTCGGGAACGGCGCGCCTGA
- a CDS encoding TlpA disulfide reductase family protein encodes MSPAQAQADMPALQTNSSQFVELRPRSDAPQLSLERLDGKSMRLDAFRGKVILMAFWATWCPPCRRELPSLQRLRAQANPRKLEIVPISVDTQGKNAVAGFLQRMDVNELPIYLDNRQKIAARADAEANAPFTLYGMPITYVIDKRGSVVGYITGEVDWTSREAMSFLTYFTEQ; translated from the coding sequence TTGTCGCCGGCGCAAGCTCAGGCCGACATGCCGGCGCTGCAAACCAATAGTTCGCAATTCGTCGAACTGAGGCCCAGGTCTGACGCGCCCCAGCTTTCCTTGGAGAGACTCGACGGAAAGTCGATGCGACTGGACGCTTTCCGAGGAAAAGTGATTCTCATGGCCTTCTGGGCGACATGGTGCCCGCCCTGTCGAAGAGAATTGCCCTCGCTGCAGCGTTTGAGGGCGCAGGCGAATCCTCGCAAGCTCGAAATCGTCCCGATCTCCGTCGATACGCAGGGAAAAAATGCCGTCGCAGGGTTTCTGCAGCGCATGGACGTGAACGAACTCCCCATTTATCTGGATAACCGGCAAAAGATCGCCGCCCGCGCAGATGCAGAAGCAAATGCGCCGTTCACCCTCTACGGGATGCCGATAACTTATGTGATAGATAAACGTGGTTCGGTCGTCGGTTACATCACGGGCGAAGTCGATTGGACGTCGCGGGAAGCCATGTCTTTCCTGACATATTTCACAGAGCAATGA
- a CDS encoding acyltransferase family protein translates to MSSVAGNFADNGPIAPELEIGPNQSIRAAIFLRRSKLAEDARVDWVDYAKGFCIVLVVMMHSTLGVENALSSEGFVHPFVEFAKPFRMPDFFLISGLFLAKTIERDWRLYLDRKVLHFAYFYVLWLTIQFAFKAPAIIAHSDGWTALRDYLTAFVEPFGTLWFVYILSVFFVTTKLLKGVPPLLLYVLAGALEVAHFHTGVLLIDEFAARYVFFLTGYIFSSEIFAFAAAVRSRPAQGFFGLLVWGVLNGLLVSVGYAQFPLVSFLLGLFGALAVISVAALLAEVKVFGVFRYFGRRSIAIYLAFFLPMALARAVLVKTGVISDVGLVSMIVTCSGLMGALSIYHAAERLGWRWLFERPRMFRIAPIKIEQSLET, encoded by the coding sequence ATGAGCTCAGTTGCGGGAAATTTCGCAGATAACGGGCCAATTGCGCCTGAGCTCGAAATCGGCCCCAATCAAAGCATTCGGGCGGCGATCTTCCTCAGACGTTCCAAACTGGCGGAAGACGCGCGGGTGGATTGGGTCGATTACGCCAAAGGCTTTTGCATTGTGCTCGTCGTTATGATGCATTCGACGCTGGGAGTTGAAAATGCGCTGTCGTCGGAGGGTTTCGTTCACCCGTTCGTCGAGTTTGCAAAGCCGTTCAGGATGCCTGATTTCTTTCTGATCTCGGGCTTGTTCCTTGCCAAGACGATCGAACGGGACTGGCGGTTATATCTCGACCGCAAAGTCCTGCATTTTGCCTATTTCTACGTTCTTTGGCTGACGATACAATTCGCCTTCAAAGCCCCCGCCATCATCGCCCATTCAGACGGCTGGACGGCCCTTCGAGATTATCTGACAGCTTTTGTCGAGCCCTTCGGGACGCTCTGGTTCGTCTATATCCTGTCTGTCTTTTTCGTGACCACGAAGCTGCTGAAGGGCGTGCCGCCGCTCTTGCTCTACGTCCTCGCCGGCGCCTTAGAGGTCGCTCATTTCCACACTGGTGTGCTACTCATCGACGAATTTGCGGCGCGATACGTTTTTTTCCTCACGGGATATATCTTCTCGTCAGAAATCTTTGCTTTTGCGGCGGCGGTTCGGTCTCGCCCGGCGCAGGGATTCTTCGGCCTCCTGGTTTGGGGCGTCCTGAACGGGCTCCTCGTGTCTGTCGGCTATGCGCAATTCCCGTTAGTATCGTTCCTTCTAGGTCTCTTCGGCGCGCTCGCCGTAATTTCAGTCGCTGCGCTCCTGGCGGAGGTGAAGGTCTTCGGCGTGTTCCGCTACTTCGGCCGGCGCTCTATTGCAATCTATCTCGCATTCTTCCTGCCGATGGCGCTGGCGCGCGCTGTTCTGGTGAAAACCGGCGTCATCAGCGACGTAGGCCTCGTCTCGATGATCGTCACCTGTTCGGGCCTAATGGGCGCGCTATCGATCTATCATGCCGCCGAGCGATTGGGTTGGCGCTGGCTTTTCGAGCGGCCGAGAATGTTTCGCATTGCGCCAATCAAGATCGAGCAGTCTTTGGAGACTTGA
- a CDS encoding RidA family protein — MSDIRRIGAGPRMSKAVVRGNAVYTAGQVAEKTKGGSVADQTREILGLIDELLAEAGSEKAKILSVTIYLSDISTFPEMNSVWDVWVDKQNPPARATVEAKLVAPEYKVEIAVIAAK, encoded by the coding sequence ATGAGTGATATCAGGCGAATTGGCGCGGGCCCGCGCATGAGCAAGGCGGTCGTGCGCGGCAACGCCGTCTATACGGCGGGCCAGGTGGCCGAAAAGACCAAGGGCGGCTCCGTCGCCGACCAGACGCGGGAAATTCTCGGCCTGATCGACGAGCTGCTCGCCGAGGCCGGCAGCGAGAAGGCGAAGATCCTCTCCGTCACCATCTATCTTTCCGACATTTCGACCTTTCCCGAGATGAACAGCGTCTGGGACGTCTGGGTCGACAAGCAGAACCCGCCCGCCCGCGCGACGGTCGAGGCGAAGCTCGTGGCGCCGGAATATAAGGTCGAGATCGCCGTTATCGCGGCGAAGTAG